A part of Gossypium hirsutum isolate 1008001.06 chromosome A07, Gossypium_hirsutum_v2.1, whole genome shotgun sequence genomic DNA contains:
- the LOC107926200 gene encoding probable WRKY transcription factor 43 produces MENYSIVFSDGSSSSPSSLTMANHHHQQRSYLQSNNGVNTCKNMGASIDKNEGEVAGKKGDKKEVMKKHKYAFQTRSHVDILDDGYRWRKYGQKTVKNSKFPRSYYRCTHKDCNVKKQVQRSSKDDEIVVTTYEGIHTHPVEKLFENFEHILKQIQTYNPL; encoded by the exons ATGGAGAATTACTCCATAGTTTTCTCCGATGGATCTTCATCTTCACCATCATCGTTAACCATGGcgaatcatcatcatcaacaacgAAGTTATTTGCAAAGCAACAATGGTGTAAATACATGTAAGAATATGGGTGCCTCCATTGACAAGAATGAAGGGGAAGTTGCAGGGAAGAAAGGTGACAAAAAGGAGGTGATGAAGAAGCACAAATATGCATTTCAAACAAGGAGTCATGTTGATATTCTTGATGATGGGTATCGTTGGAGGAAATATGGCCAAAAAACTGTTAAAAACAGCAAATTCCCAAG AAGTTATTATAGGTGTACACATAAAGATTGCAATGTGAAGAAACAAGTGCAACGAAGTTCAAAAGATGATGAAATTGTGGTGACTACTTATGAAGGGATACACACCCATCCAGTggaaaaattatttgaaaactttgaacACATCCTCAAACAGATCCAAACCTACAATCCTTTATAA